A single region of the Desulfovibrio inopinatus DSM 10711 genome encodes:
- the mqnC gene encoding cyclic dehypoxanthinyl futalosine synthase — MSTMNSNRLSPERARALFAETDVFTLGRMAHAVRMRIHKDAVVTYIVDRNINYTNACDCGCKFCAFYKAPEDAQSFVLSFAQLAEKIRETVELGGYQILLQGGMNPDLALGYYIDMLEFLKRDFPSVAIHGFSPPEVQYFVSKSGLPLHEVIAALKQAGLDSIPGGGAEILVDRVRTAVSPNKCNTDDWLAVMEEAHNQGLRTTATMMFGHAETLEERIEHLERIRSLQDKTGGFTAFIPWTFQPGNTALEAKETSSSEYLKFLALSRLYLDNIDNIQASWVTQGPMIGQLALFFGANDFGSTMIEENVVAAAGVHFRLPEKTLRKLVLSAGFTPKRRNMDYSLREDDGDVVSS, encoded by the coding sequence ATGTCAACCATGAATTCGAATCGTCTCAGTCCGGAGCGCGCTCGGGCGCTCTTTGCCGAAACTGATGTCTTCACTTTGGGCCGCATGGCCCACGCAGTGCGTATGCGCATCCACAAAGACGCTGTGGTCACCTATATTGTTGACCGTAATATTAATTACACAAACGCGTGTGACTGCGGGTGTAAATTCTGTGCGTTCTACAAAGCTCCCGAAGATGCGCAAAGCTTTGTTTTGTCTTTCGCGCAACTGGCCGAAAAAATTCGTGAAACCGTAGAGCTCGGTGGGTACCAAATCCTTTTGCAAGGAGGGATGAATCCCGATCTTGCATTGGGGTATTATATCGATATGCTCGAATTTCTCAAACGAGATTTTCCCAGTGTCGCAATTCATGGATTCTCTCCGCCCGAAGTGCAGTATTTTGTCTCCAAATCAGGGCTCCCTCTTCATGAAGTCATTGCAGCGTTGAAGCAAGCTGGACTTGATTCCATTCCTGGAGGAGGGGCTGAAATCCTTGTTGATAGGGTTAGAACGGCCGTCTCACCGAACAAATGCAATACGGATGATTGGCTTGCCGTCATGGAAGAGGCGCATAATCAGGGTTTGCGTACTACGGCTACTATGATGTTTGGCCATGCTGAGACGTTGGAAGAGCGTATCGAACACCTTGAACGCATTCGATCTCTTCAAGATAAAACTGGTGGATTTACCGCTTTTATTCCCTGGACCTTTCAGCCGGGAAATACGGCATTGGAAGCTAAAGAGACTTCGTCCAGCGAATACCTCAAGTTTCTCGCTCTTTCACGCCTCTACCTTGATAATATAGACAATATTCAGGCCTCGTGGGTGACGCAAGGACCGATGATCGGACAATTGGCGTTGTTTTTTGGAGCCAACGACTTCGGGTCAACCATGATTGAAGAAAATGTCGTGGCCGCCGCCGGTGTGCATTTCCGCTTGCCGGAAAAGACGTTACGTAAACTTGTCCTTTCGGCTGGCTTTACTCCGAAACGTCGAAATATGGATTATTCGTTGCGCGAGGACGATGGGGACGTTGTCTCTTCCTAA